A window of the Planococcus citri chromosome 4, ihPlaCitr1.1, whole genome shotgun sequence genome harbors these coding sequences:
- the LOC135843738 gene encoding uncharacterized protein LOC135843738, with amino-acid sequence MNSIAYCTIILTLIETSSCVFNPYNETFITRKDFLDRSDLVEKFLNFNPPSNRVAYFTAPHNFGKTMILRMIQKFCEIETDSMHYQFNWTDTEAYWIFKDLKIGQQNWTFEHLARYPVIYINFSHPFENIFMNNVQENVLFYMNRIVGSLYDDFKWLRIYCMHITNKNLRFREHEIEFIEMSNKRRLTRMDIIASIDFLASMLYKYYNRSRVIILIDELDKPLQEALASSENLSEEMRVLYELITDVLMQITQPENSYIYKILITGVSNVMFSSSVKNMSRVDTYPFLEDHYFNLFSGFSESNLNELFDWYKYNDSEKTRVRNYYKPYSTKENRIPIYNSYSIMRHFGVKERTDTSQIIPYWQLGNQAMFVYKFLNSYEFLEIFSQLSFNKTIRVVLPDVNDPVTFEFLIMGIESHFDTEEFPFTEILINYCLEQGYLTYTDDKNILAVPSPEIKEVFESNLITYFNQSGINLTEIGQCFYMILNSTTESSQRLERKFQTVLTKQFAKVKKSGSGNFTQEYTFLSIINLAAKILGVCGEFFEYSADHLQEPVMIYEFAESSVVVHLRDQKRNFSIEALEQSVQQVLERTDVRRAKSIGINVDKDRLVDLQIKVKNLEET; translated from the coding sequence atgaactcaatcGCATATTGTACTATTATCCTAACGCTGATTGAAACCTCCTCCTGTGTATTTAATCCTTACAATGAAACCTTCATCACTCGAAAGGATTTTTTGGACAGGAGTGACTTagtggaaaaattcttgaacTTTAATCCCCCCTCTAATCGCGTCGCTTATTTTACCGCTCCTCATAATTTCGGCAAAACGATGATattgcgaatgattcaaaaattctgcGAAATCGAAACGGATTCTATGCATTACCAATTCAATTGGACTGACACCGAAGCCTACTGGATTTTCAAGGATTTGAAAATCGGTCAACAGAACTGGACTTTCGAGCATTTAGCCAGGTATCCTGTAATCTATATAAATTTCTCTCAcccttttgaaaatattttcatgaataATGTTCAAGAAAATGTGCTATTTTATATGAATCGAATCGTAGGATCACTTTACGACGATTTCAAATGGTTGAGAATATATTGCATGCATATCACGAATAAGAATTTAAGATTCAGAGAACACGAGATCGAGTTCATCGAAATGTCCAATAAAAGGAGATTAACCAGAATGGATATCATAGCTAGTATAGATTTTTTGGCTTCCATGTTGTATAAATATTACAACCGTAGCCGAGTTATAATATTAATCGACGAATTAGATAAACCTTTACAAGAAGCTTTGGCGTCATCGGAAAACCTCAGCGAAGAAATGAGAGTCCTATACGAATTAATAACAGACGTGTTAATGCAGATTACTCAGCCTGAAAATTCGTACATATACAAGATCCTGATAACCGGAGTAAGCAATGTTATGTTTAGCTCATCTGTTAAAAATATGAGTCGAGTTGATACCTACCCATTTTTGGAGGATCATTACTTTAATTTATTTAGCGGATTTTCCGAGtccaatttgaacgaattgTTTGATTGGTACAAGTACAACGATAGTGAGAAAACGAGAGTTAGAAATTATTACAAACCTTATTCGACTAAAGAGAATCGTATACCTATTTACAACTCATACTCCATAATGAGACATTTTGGTGTCAAAGAGAGGACCGATACATCTCAAATCATACCCTATTGGCAGCTCGGCAATCAAGCCATGTTCGTGTACAAATTCCTCAATTCTTACGAATTTCTCGAAATATTTTCTCAGCTCTCTTTCAACAAAACGATTCGAGTGGTTTTACCTGATGTAAACGATCCGgtgacttttgaatttttaatcatggGAATCGAGAGTCATTTCGACACAGAAGAGTTCCCTTTCACGgaaatattgataaattattgCTTGGAGCAAGGATACCTTACTTACACCGATGATAAAAATATTCTAGCGGTACCAAGTCCTGAAATCAAAGAGGTTTTTGAAAGCAACCTGATCACCTACTTTAACCAAAGTGGAATTAACTTGACTGAAATTGGTCAATGTTTTTACATGATTTTGAACAGCACAACGGAATCCAGTCAGCGTttggagagaaaatttcaaacagttttgacgAAGCAGTTCGCCAAAGTGAAAAAGTCAGGCAGTGGGAATTTCACTCAAGAGTATACGTTTCTTTCGATTATAAATTTAGCTGCGAAAATTCTTGGGGTgtgtggtgaattttttgagtacTCGGCAGATCATTTGCAAGAGCCTGTTATGATTTATGAATTTGCTGAATCGTCGGTCGTTGTCCACTTGAGGGAtcagaaaagaaatttttcgatCGAGGCTCTCGAACAATCTGTCCAACAAGTTCTTGAAAGGACTGATGTGAGACGAGCAAAATCCATAGGTATTAATGTTGATAAAGATAGATTGGTGGATTTGCAAATCAAAGtgaaaaacttggaagaaacttaa